A single window of Pectobacterium parmentieri DNA harbors:
- the trmA gene encoding tRNA (uridine(54)-C5)-methyltransferase TrmA, whose translation MTPEILPIEDYDDQLAEKTERLRGMMAPFNAPEPVVFRSPVSHYRMRAEFRIWHDGDELYHIMFDQQTKQRIRVDKFPAASELINRLMPKLLAAIQPDSVLRRKLFQIDYLSTLSGEVIVSLLYHRALNEEWQEHACALRDSLTAQGFNLQLIGRATKTKICLDRDYVDECLPVAGRNMIYRQVENSFTQPNAAVNIKMLEWALDATASSKGDLLELYCGNGNFSLALARNFERVLATEIAKPSVAAAQYNITANQIENVQIIRMAAEEFTQAMQGVRQFKRLQGIDLTSYQCETIFVDPPRSGLDDETVKLVQAYPRILYISCNPETLSNNLQTLSETHDIRRLALFDQFPYTHHMECGVLLEKRQ comes from the coding sequence ATGACGCCAGAAATCCTGCCCATTGAAGACTATGACGACCAGCTTGCAGAGAAAACGGAGCGTCTGCGTGGAATGATGGCGCCTTTCAACGCGCCGGAGCCTGTCGTCTTCCGTTCTCCCGTCAGCCACTATCGGATGCGCGCCGAATTCCGTATCTGGCACGATGGTGACGAGCTTTACCACATCATGTTTGACCAGCAGACCAAACAACGCATCCGGGTGGATAAGTTCCCTGCTGCTAGCGAGCTGATAAATCGTCTGATGCCGAAACTGCTTGCCGCCATCCAGCCCGATTCCGTTCTACGCCGCAAACTGTTCCAGATAGACTATCTGTCGACCCTAAGCGGCGAAGTGATCGTTTCGCTGTTGTATCATCGCGCACTGAACGAGGAATGGCAGGAGCACGCCTGTGCACTGCGCGATAGCCTGACGGCGCAAGGGTTCAACCTACAGTTGATTGGTCGCGCGACGAAAACCAAAATCTGCCTCGATCGCGATTATGTCGATGAATGCCTGCCAGTTGCTGGTCGGAATATGATTTATCGACAGGTAGAAAACAGCTTCACGCAGCCGAATGCCGCAGTAAATATTAAGATGCTGGAATGGGCGCTGGATGCAACAGCAAGCTCGAAGGGGGATTTACTGGAGCTATATTGCGGTAATGGCAATTTTTCACTCGCGCTGGCAAGAAACTTCGAGCGCGTGCTGGCGACGGAAATCGCCAAGCCATCCGTCGCCGCTGCGCAATATAACATCACCGCGAATCAGATAGAGAACGTGCAGATTATCCGCATGGCGGCAGAAGAATTTACGCAGGCCATGCAGGGTGTACGTCAGTTTAAGCGCTTACAGGGTATCGACCTGACAAGCTACCAGTGCGAGACCATTTTTGTTGACCCGCCGCGCAGCGGACTGGATGACGAAACGGTGAAACTGGTGCAGGCGTATCCGCGTATTCTTTATATTTCCTGCAACCCGGAAACGTTGAGCAATAACCTGCAAACGCTATCGGAAACTCACGACATTCGCCGTCTGGCGCTGTTCGATCAATTCCCTTACACCCATCATATGGAGTGTGGCGTGCTGTTGGAGAAACGTCAGTAA
- a CDS encoding YijD family membrane protein, which yields MTEKPHQEKGTLVLALIAGLSVNGAFAALFSSIVPFSIFPLIALVLSIYCLHQRYLHHSMPEGIPMLAAASFLLGLLIYSAIVRVEYPAIGSNFIPSILSVALVFWIGLRLRRRKATESVSAEESETL from the coding sequence ATGACAGAAAAACCTCATCAAGAAAAAGGTACACTGGTATTGGCGCTGATTGCGGGCCTTTCCGTCAACGGCGCATTCGCCGCCTTGTTCAGCAGTATTGTTCCGTTCTCGATTTTTCCTCTGATTGCGCTGGTATTGTCCATTTACTGCCTGCATCAACGTTATTTGCACCACAGTATGCCGGAAGGCATTCCGATGCTGGCGGCGGCTAGCTTTCTGCTGGGCTTATTGATTTACAGTGCCATTGTGCGCGTTGAATATCCCGCCATTGGATCGAACTTTATTCCTTCAATTCTGAGCGTCGCATTGGTTTTCTGGATTGGTTTGAGACTGCGTCGTAGAAAAGCCACGGAGTCAGTATCAGCAGAAGAGAGTGAAACACTGTAG
- the fabR gene encoding HTH-type transcriptional repressor FabR, with product MGVRAQQKERTRRSLIEAAFSQLSAERSFTSLSLREVAREAGIAPTSFYRHFRDVDELGLTMVDESGLMLRQLMRQARQRIARTGSIIRTSVSTFMEFIGNNPNAFRLLLRERSGTSAAFRAAVAREIQHFIAELADYLEVENHIPRSFAEAQSEAMVTIVFSAGAEALDVSLEQRKQLEERLVLQLRMIAKGAYYWYRKEHDSSFTVP from the coding sequence ATGGGTGTCAGAGCACAACAAAAAGAACGGACTCGTCGTTCCCTTATCGAAGCTGCATTTAGCCAGTTAAGCGCTGAACGCAGCTTTACCAGCCTGAGCCTGCGTGAAGTCGCTCGCGAAGCGGGTATTGCGCCGACATCGTTCTATCGTCATTTTCGTGACGTGGATGAACTGGGGCTGACAATGGTCGATGAAAGCGGGCTGATGTTGCGCCAGTTAATGCGTCAGGCTCGGCAGCGTATCGCCAGAACGGGCAGCATTATCAGAACGTCAGTTTCTACCTTCATGGAATTTATCGGCAATAACCCTAATGCGTTCCGGCTATTACTGCGTGAGCGTTCGGGGACGTCGGCGGCTTTTCGTGCGGCAGTAGCGCGAGAGATTCAGCATTTTATCGCTGAGCTGGCGGATTATCTTGAGGTAGAAAATCACATTCCCCGCAGCTTCGCGGAAGCGCAGTCGGAAGCGATGGTGACCATTGTTTTCAGTGCGGGAGCGGAAGCCTTAGATGTTTCCCTGGAACAGCGCAAGCAGTTGGAAGAGCGGCTGGTGCTGCAACTGCGGATGATCGCCAAAGGGGCTTATTACTGGTACAGAAAAGAGCACGACAGTAGCTTTACTGTGCCATAA